One Chloroflexota bacterium genomic window carries:
- a CDS encoding F0F1 ATP synthase subunit alpha, whose protein sequence is MTDLIQQIAADLQKQIEAYAPKLEAKDVGTVLEAGDGIARVSGLAGVQASELVQFVNGSFGIAFNLEADNVGVIIMGEYASIAEGSTVRGTGLIASVPVGDALVGRVVNAIGQPIDGKGPISTSNRRPVERIAPSVVYRQDVDTPLQTGLKTVDAMFPIGRGQRELIIGDRQTGKTAIAIDTIINQKGKDCFCIYVAIGQKKAAISRIVATLEKYGAMEYTTVVLASAEDPAAMQYIAPFAGCAMGEEFLESGRDALIIYDDLSKHAWAYRQVSLLLRRPPGREAYPGDVFYLHSRLLERACRMAKQYVIVKKDAEPSVANAVDGKAYNGPLAKHDADTALKARSDAAHLDVKQLPGTGGSLTALPIIETLLSDVSAYIPTNVISITDGQLYLENDLFNAGIRPAINVGISVSRVGGDAQTKAMKQVAGRLKLEMAQFRELAAFAQFGSDLDKATQRQLERGQRLQEILKQSQYVPVQLEQEVAAIFAVTNGFADKVAVDKMKDWEASLSRYLETSYGQLLKDIADKKQITKETEAGLREALQAFSSTWQA, encoded by the coding sequence ATGACAGATCTCATTCAACAAATTGCGGCTGACCTGCAGAAACAAATTGAAGCGTATGCGCCGAAGCTGGAAGCGAAAGATGTGGGCACGGTGCTGGAGGCGGGCGACGGGATCGCCCGCGTTTCAGGCCTGGCCGGCGTGCAAGCCTCGGAACTGGTGCAGTTCGTCAACGGCTCGTTCGGCATCGCCTTCAACCTTGAGGCGGACAACGTCGGCGTCATCATCATGGGCGAGTACGCTTCCATTGCAGAAGGCTCCACCGTGCGCGGCACCGGCCTCATCGCCTCGGTTCCGGTGGGCGATGCCCTGGTGGGCCGGGTGGTGAACGCCATCGGCCAACCCATTGACGGCAAAGGCCCCATCAGCACCTCCAACCGTCGCCCGGTCGAGCGCATCGCTCCCAGCGTGGTCTACCGGCAGGACGTGGACACCCCTTTGCAGACCGGCCTCAAGACGGTGGATGCCATGTTTCCCATCGGCCGCGGGCAACGCGAGTTGATTATCGGCGACCGCCAGACCGGCAAGACCGCCATCGCCATTGACACCATCATCAACCAAAAAGGCAAGGACTGCTTCTGCATCTACGTTGCCATCGGCCAGAAGAAAGCGGCCATTTCTCGCATCGTCGCCACGCTCGAAAAATACGGCGCGATGGAATACACCACCGTCGTTCTCGCCTCTGCCGAAGACCCGGCGGCCATGCAGTACATCGCCCCGTTTGCCGGGTGCGCGATGGGCGAAGAATTTTTGGAGTCCGGGCGCGACGCCCTCATTATTTACGACGACCTCTCGAAACACGCTTGGGCCTATCGCCAGGTGTCTCTTCTTCTCCGCCGCCCGCCGGGCCGCGAGGCTTATCCGGGCGATGTGTTTTACCTCCACTCGCGCCTGCTCGAACGCGCTTGCCGCATGGCGAAACAATACGTCATCGTCAAAAAAGACGCTGAACCCTCGGTCGCCAATGCAGTGGATGGCAAGGCCTACAACGGCCCGCTGGCGAAGCACGACGCCGATACCGCCCTGAAAGCCAGAAGCGACGCCGCCCATTTGGACGTGAAGCAGTTGCCTGGCACCGGCGGCTCACTCACGGCCCTGCCAATCATTGAAACCCTGCTGAGTGATGTCTCGGCCTACATTCCTACCAACGTCATCTCGATCACCGACGGCCAGCTTTATTTGGAAAACGACCTCTTCAACGCCGGCATCCGCCCGGCGATTAACGTCGGTATCTCCGTCTCTCGCGTGGGCGGCGACGCGCAAACGAAAGCCATGAAACAAGTGGCGGGCCGCCTCAAGCTGGAAATGGCCCAGTTCCGCGAATTGGCCGCCTTTGCCCAGTTCGGCTCCGATCTCGACAAGGCCACCCAGCGCCAACTCGAACGCGGCCAGCGGTTGCAGGAGATCCTCAAGCAGTCGCAATATGTGCCGGTGCAGTTGGAGCAGGAAGTGGCCGCCATCTTCGCCGTCACCAACGGCTTCGCCGACAAAGTGGCGGTGGACAAGATGAAGGATTGGGAGGCAAGCCTGTCGCGCTACCTCGAAACTTCCTACGGTCAACTGCTCAAAGACATCGCCGACAAGAAACAGATCACCAAAGAAACCGAAGCCGGCTTGCGCGAAGCCCTGCAGGCCTTTAGCTCAACCTGGCAGGCGTAA
- a CDS encoding CapA family protein, producing MTENFPSRASGATCLLALITLSLCACATASRAAFDQRPAEAATLNSTSSPAPALAPTLSPTATSTPPALTRILFTGDINPGRCVARIAIEADDFTLPYQAVADELRSADIAVGSLDGSITDRATPLSCPQTMNLVGPARTAEGLQFAGFDVISVATNHIKNCGAVGCWNEALLDSMKNLKAAGIAAVGGGSTLEEARAPFVIEHNGIRFAFLAASSVGQEMWAGESEPGTAPLLIENIAADIKAARALADVVIVLPQWGGEYTDIPNWDQFKLAGAMMDAGATLVIGNQAHWVQAVETFPDGVVAYALGNFVFDQGWSEKTKQGVVFEAVFRGATLESWRLLPIYIHDNYQPRWAEPEKAKEILDSVEQANAGLLVERGAR from the coding sequence ATGACTGAAAATTTTCCCAGCCGCGCTTCAGGCGCAACCTGCCTGCTTGCTTTGATCACCCTGAGCCTGTGCGCCTGCGCCACTGCCAGCCGTGCGGCTTTCGACCAGCGCCCCGCCGAGGCCGCAACACTCAACTCCACCTCCTCGCCTGCCCCCGCCCTCGCGCCAACCCTCAGCCCAACCGCAACTTCAACACCGCCTGCCCTCACTCGCATTCTTTTTACCGGCGACATCAACCCGGGCCGGTGTGTTGCCAGGATCGCCATTGAAGCGGATGATTTCACCCTGCCCTACCAGGCCGTGGCCGACGAACTCCGGTCAGCCGACATTGCGGTGGGTAGCCTCGACGGCTCCATCACCGACCGCGCCACGCCCCTGAGCTGCCCGCAGACCATGAATCTCGTCGGCCCGGCGCGCACTGCCGAAGGTTTGCAGTTCGCCGGCTTCGACGTGATCAGCGTGGCCACCAACCACATCAAAAACTGCGGCGCGGTTGGATGCTGGAACGAGGCCTTGCTCGACTCGATGAAGAATTTAAAGGCGGCAGGAATTGCCGCCGTCGGCGGCGGCTCGACCCTGGAAGAGGCCCGCGCCCCGTTCGTCATCGAACACAACGGGATTCGATTCGCATTCCTGGCCGCTTCATCCGTCGGGCAGGAAATGTGGGCCGGCGAGTCCGAACCCGGCACCGCCCCGCTCCTGATCGAAAACATTGCCGCCGACATCAAAGCGGCGCGCGCCCTCGCCGACGTGGTGATCGTTTTGCCGCAGTGGGGCGGCGAGTACACCGACATCCCGAACTGGGATCAGTTCAAGCTGGCCGGAGCGATGATGGATGCAGGCGCGACGCTGGTGATCGGCAACCAGGCGCACTGGGTGCAGGCGGTGGAGACGTTTCCAGACGGGGTCGTCGCCTATGCGTTGGGGAATTTTGTTTTCGACCAGGGCTGGTCGGAGAAGACGAAACAGGGCGTGGTCTTTGAGGCGGTCTTTCGCGGGGCAACGCTCGAAAGCTGGCGGCTACTGCCCATCTACATTCACGACAACTACCAGCCGCGCTGGGCCGAGCCGGAGAAGGCGAAAGAGATTCTCGACAGCGTCGAGCAGGCCAACGCCGGCTTGCTGGTCGAGCGCGGGGCGCGCTGA
- a CDS encoding DUF4173 domain-containing protein, which yields MRDLLEWLNLDNIPELIWRGGLILIAAFWALGVLAQALWPHSRYSPLGAERPLVPPFVGLIESGIVLGSINLLFASFVVIQFQYLFGSTANITEAGYTYSEYARRGFGELVMVVMITLLILLTLSTVTRRDGRARAAVFNVLNVIMAALVGVMVVSALQRLLLYEAIFGFTRLRTYSHVAIIWLGLLFLPYLVALLAGRLRWFAPGALLAVIGFTTTLNVIDVDRFIAQQNIHYYGQTGKLHTTYLITLSDDALPELMPLLRSEDSEGVNVLGPGLVCRAAQLKQGYAKASWQATHLSHQAALDLLRSDPLLVRWHVYKLGEYPYGDFVYVNGERTTCDSLLESFVLEPGLTSEYR from the coding sequence TTGCGCGATCTGCTGGAGTGGCTCAACCTCGACAACATTCCCGAATTGATCTGGCGCGGCGGCTTGATTCTGATTGCCGCCTTCTGGGCGCTGGGCGTGCTGGCCCAGGCGCTCTGGCCGCACAGCCGCTACTCGCCGCTCGGCGCGGAGAGGCCGCTCGTGCCGCCCTTCGTCGGCCTCATCGAAAGCGGCATCGTGCTGGGGAGCATTAACCTCCTCTTTGCTTCGTTCGTCGTCATCCAGTTCCAGTATTTGTTCGGGAGCACGGCCAACATCACCGAGGCCGGCTACACCTACAGCGAGTACGCCCGCCGGGGTTTTGGCGAACTGGTGATGGTGGTGATGATCACGCTTCTGATCCTGCTGACGTTGAGCACGGTGACTCGCCGCGACGGGCGGGCCAGGGCGGCCGTCTTCAACGTGTTGAACGTGATCATGGCCGCTCTGGTCGGAGTGATGGTCGTCTCGGCCCTTCAACGCCTGTTGCTCTACGAAGCCATCTTTGGTTTCACCCGCCTGCGAACCTATTCGCACGTGGCGATTATCTGGCTGGGTCTGTTGTTTCTTCCGTATCTGGTTGCGCTGTTGGCCGGACGCTTGCGCTGGTTTGCCCCCGGCGCGCTGCTGGCCGTCATCGGTTTCACGACCACTCTCAATGTGATTGACGTGGATCGCTTCATCGCCCAACAAAACATTCACTACTACGGACAGACTGGCAAGCTCCACACCACTTATCTGATCACCCTTTCAGACGACGCCCTGCCGGAGCTGATGCCATTACTGCGAAGCGAAGACTCAGAGGGGGTCAATGTTCTCGGCCCGGGCCTGGTCTGCCGGGCGGCGCAATTGAAACAAGGTTATGCCAAAGCAAGTTGGCAGGCGACGCATCTCTCGCATCAAGCCGCGCTCGATCTTTTGCGCTCCGACCCGTTGCTGGTTCGCTGGCATGTCTACAAGTTGGGCGAGTATCCTTACGGCGACTTTGTCTACGTGAACGGCGAGCGCACCACCTGCGACTCTTTGCTGGAAAGTTTTGTGCTGGAGCCGGGACTGACGAGCGAGTACAGGTAG
- a CDS encoding type II toxin-antitoxin system MqsA family antitoxin yields the protein MAERNIGQEILDGIREIKAYKAGQRVLRTHNFKRPAPPQKIRAKLQLSQAAFAGLMGVSLRTVQDWEQGRRKPSGPAIALLRIAEQHPEVFKQLM from the coding sequence ATGGCTGAACGTAACATAGGCCAGGAAATTCTTGACGGCATTCGTGAGATCAAAGCTTACAAGGCCGGTCAACGGGTTTTGCGGACGCACAATTTCAAACGCCCGGCCCCACCCCAAAAAATACGCGCCAAACTTCAGTTGTCACAAGCCGCTTTTGCAGGATTAATGGGAGTGAGCTTGAGGACGGTGCAAGATTGGGAGCAAGGGCGCCGCAAACCCAGTGGGCCTGCAATAGCTTTGCTTCGAATTGCTGAACAACATCCTGAGGTTTTCAAGCAATTGATGTAG
- a CDS encoding type II toxin-antitoxin system RelE/ParE family toxin: MEFVETSAFTKLIYSYLSDNEYLGLQVFLLKYPEAGKIVPGSGGVRKLRWMMAGKGKRGGVRVIYYFKKQDNEIWMLTIYGKSDRENIPAHILRQIAEELKDG, encoded by the coding sequence ATGGAGTTTGTCGAAACGTCTGCTTTCACCAAGTTGATTTACTCCTATCTTTCAGACAACGAGTATTTGGGGCTTCAAGTCTTTTTACTCAAATATCCAGAAGCGGGCAAAATCGTTCCTGGTTCAGGTGGAGTCCGAAAACTACGATGGATGATGGCTGGCAAAGGCAAACGGGGCGGTGTGCGTGTCATCTACTATTTCAAGAAACAGGACAACGAAATCTGGATGTTGACGATCTACGGCAAAAGTGACAGGGAAAATATCCCGGCACATATCTTGCGTCAAATCGCGGAGGAACTCAAAGATGGCTGA
- a CDS encoding GNAT family N-acetyltransferase, with the protein MQVLETERLILRRFSIEDADFILALLNEPSFMHFIGDRGVRTLDDARGYISNRLIESYERFGFGLYLTELKEPRTPIGMCGLIKRDTLEDVDIGFAFLPQFWSKGYAVEAASAVMDYGRSVWGLKRIVAIVSPNNERSINVLSKLGLTFERAMQWPDDGSEIELYASG; encoded by the coding sequence GTGCAGGTTCTTGAAACAGAGCGCTTGATTCTTCGGCGATTCTCGATTGAGGACGCAGACTTTATTCTTGCGCTCCTCAACGAACCTTCATTCATGCATTTCATCGGCGACCGAGGCGTCAGGACGCTCGACGATGCTCGCGGTTATATTTCAAATAGGCTCATTGAAAGCTACGAACGTTTCGGCTTTGGGCTGTATTTGACCGAGTTGAAGGAACCTCGGACTCCTATTGGAATGTGCGGCCTGATCAAACGGGACACATTAGAGGACGTGGACATCGGCTTCGCCTTCCTGCCCCAATTCTGGTCGAAGGGTTATGCCGTTGAGGCGGCCTCAGCGGTGATGGACTACGGCAGAAGCGTCTGGGGGCTGAAGCGCATCGTGGCAATTGTCTCGCCAAACAATGAGCGTTCCATCAATGTGCTGAGCAAGCTTGGCCTGACCTTCGAGCGCGCGATGCAATGGCCGGATGACGGCTCGGAGATCGAACTGTATGCTTCGGGTTGA
- a CDS encoding GrpB family protein has product MPSLYTFTDYSPDWPAAFAREAERLKTFLGEALVAVHHIGSTSVPGLAAKPIIDLLPLARDLSRIEATTPVLQEAGYTAWGEYGLPGRRYFTHDSGGYRTHNAHIYQADNPDVERHLAFPAYLRSHAQARAEYEALKREVYARHPADIAAYNDAKDAWIKHLEPIALEWYRRQAQIKEALPAST; this is encoded by the coding sequence ATGCCAAGCCTCTACACTTTCACCGATTACTCCCCGGATTGGCCGGCGGCCTTTGCCCGGGAAGCCGAGCGGCTAAAAACATTCCTCGGCGAGGCGTTGGTGGCCGTGCATCACATCGGAAGCACCTCGGTTCCCGGCCTGGCGGCCAAACCCATCATTGATCTGCTCCCGCTGGCCCGTGATCTCTCGCGCATAGAAGCCACGACGCCCGTTCTGCAGGAAGCCGGCTACACGGCCTGGGGCGAGTATGGACTTCCCGGCCGGCGCTACTTCACCCACGACAGCGGCGGGTATCGAACGCACAACGCTCACATTTATCAGGCGGACAATCCAGATGTCGAGCGTCACCTTGCCTTCCCCGCCTATCTGCGCAGTCACGCCCAGGCGCGGGCCGAATACGAAGCCCTCAAGCGCGAAGTCTATGCGCGCCACCCGGCGGACATTGCCGCTTACAACGATGCCAAGGACGCCTGGATCAAACACCTCGAACCGATCGCCCTGGAATGGTATCGGCGGCAGGCTCAAATAAAGGAGGCTCTCCCGGCTTCAACGTGA
- a CDS encoding M48 family metalloprotease, producing MQSNLRATFSNIFVSAALVLVFYLGFALALALGYWAFIILAANSANETLVRTAPVLGPYLGGGLTLYYTFRIIRLFKGKIDFGLPLHETQCDELDYLILDVANDLDVPGPDEIFLSYGPEAFAYEVTLTSDVKRVLCIGWPLVRVLTGAELKSVIAHELAHFDNRAFFVHHSIWRLTQSIGKVKAILSNELSNTVYLAVAGYLRVIQPLYDGITRNLHYEFEFYCDKQGAERFGSNIFSGALTKVVKLQICFNDYLERFPNDPANSFFDDFLNYYLQLMSAPELDEVMARVSDENTPSHPSLNSRIQAVKDIPLQLDVTNPIIQDDDKIRGIQLAVASFYATAIRSARNDKRN from the coding sequence ATGCAATCAAACTTGCGTGCGACCTTCAGCAACATATTTGTAAGCGCCGCTCTTGTTTTGGTATTCTATCTTGGTTTTGCACTTGCATTAGCTCTTGGATATTGGGCGTTTATTATCCTCGCGGCGAACAGCGCCAATGAAACACTTGTGAGAACGGCGCCTGTCTTAGGCCCATATTTAGGTGGTGGACTGACTCTATATTACACATTTCGAATTATCCGACTATTTAAGGGAAAGATTGACTTTGGCCTTCCTCTACATGAAACCCAATGCGACGAACTGGATTATCTCATTTTGGATGTAGCAAATGATCTTGATGTCCCAGGGCCAGACGAGATTTTTCTCTCATACGGACCCGAAGCCTTTGCATACGAAGTGACACTGACTTCTGACGTTAAACGAGTGCTCTGTATAGGATGGCCTCTTGTAAGGGTCTTAACGGGGGCTGAACTCAAGTCCGTCATCGCACATGAACTCGCACATTTTGATAATCGTGCATTCTTTGTTCACCACAGTATTTGGAGGTTAACCCAATCTATTGGCAAGGTAAAAGCTATTCTATCTAATGAATTGAGCAATACTGTATATTTAGCAGTAGCAGGCTATTTGCGAGTCATTCAACCACTTTACGACGGAATAACTCGAAATCTTCATTACGAATTTGAATTCTATTGTGATAAACAAGGTGCAGAAAGATTTGGCTCGAACATTTTCTCTGGCGCGCTTACAAAGGTTGTAAAACTGCAAATTTGTTTTAATGATTATCTTGAACGATTTCCAAACGATCCCGCGAATTCTTTCTTTGATGATTTCCTCAATTACTACTTACAATTGATGTCGGCACCTGAATTAGACGAAGTCATGGCCCGAGTATCAGACGAAAACACACCTTCGCATCCGTCGTTAAACAGTCGTATTCAAGCAGTTAAGGACATCCCTTTACAGCTTGATGTCACTAACCCAATCATTCAAGATGACGATAAAATTCGCGGGATACAGTTGGCCGTTGCAAGTTTCTATGCAACAGCCATTAGGAGTGCAAGAAATGACAAACGAAACTGA
- a CDS encoding SPFH domain-containing protein has translation MSESAPPLFRFLLWIGGPFGLYYVPENHVRLVRRMEQYHRLERGPGFKRYNTLTETLGPQFKVGLEAFSFQFDNLPTNDGLQVGLRFALNYEFAPEKIAKLTTIAKLGGLSRDVFCEIVANRVRRALLNILPAYAAEVVCRAQEFENIEKQLVANTNKLLEPLGIAISSPLILQVTPPDSLRARFEGVAQRRIQVEAMREYQSTEMSRALAAELIEGVAGRGTGDQYVNPSALLSVAGQAVGDALDTYNQPDPNASPTLPADPERKSFLKPNKK, from the coding sequence ATGTCTGAGTCTGCGCCGCCCCTGTTTCGGTTTTTATTGTGGATCGGCGGGCCGTTCGGCCTGTACTACGTTCCAGAGAATCACGTGCGCCTGGTGCGGCGCATGGAGCAGTATCACCGGCTGGAGCGCGGTCCCGGTTTCAAACGCTACAACACCCTGACCGAGACGCTCGGCCCGCAGTTCAAGGTGGGCCTGGAGGCCTTCTCGTTTCAGTTCGACAACCTGCCGACGAACGACGGCCTGCAGGTGGGCTTGCGCTTTGCCCTGAACTACGAGTTTGCCCCGGAGAAGATCGCCAAGCTGACGACCATCGCCAAGTTGGGCGGGCTGAGCCGCGACGTGTTCTGCGAGATCGTCGCCAACCGGGTGCGGCGCGCCCTGCTCAACATTCTGCCAGCCTACGCCGCCGAGGTCGTGTGCCGGGCGCAGGAGTTTGAGAACATCGAGAAGCAGTTGGTGGCCAACACCAACAAGTTGCTGGAGCCGTTAGGCATTGCCATCAGCAGTCCTCTCATCTTGCAGGTAACGCCGCCCGACAGCTTGCGCGCCCGCTTCGAGGGCGTGGCCCAGCGGCGGATTCAAGTGGAAGCCATGCGCGAGTATCAATCCACCGAGATGAGCCGGGCGCTGGCCGCCGAACTGATCGAGGGCGTGGCCGGGCGCGGGACCGGCGACCAGTACGTGAACCCTTCGGCACTCCTTTCAGTCGCAGGGCAAGCTGTGGGCGACGCCCTGGACACCTACAACCAGCCCGACCCGAACGCCTCGCCGACCTTGCCCGCTGATCCGGAGCGGAAGTCGTTCTTGAAGCCGAATAAGAAGTAG
- a CDS encoding winged helix-turn-helix transcriptional regulator, giving the protein MPDLPHPLTFRSEIIEPLVESIRAGESCALVGVGSSGKSNIVRFLRERDDARQHYFGADARRLLWLMVDCNALDSYEEHSLYAAMIDSLTHVVSARSDLGALNATLGDLYREAVSPELRSGAFRALSRAVEAVKAASNFQFVFVLDDCDTLVQKCQPALFRRLRALRDDSKYQLVYITVTRRELHRLRPTSPEFESFFEIAVMRSFAVGPYSDADARTMLERLAARLPQPRPLEPLAIDRLLTATGGHPGLIKAAFFATRAGETALESDLIETLINDSAVMDECRKIWDSLEDEEHAGLVAASQGRPVTGPALGALMAKGLIRERTDGTHAILCPPLETYVSQKAGARAATPPPNAKGGEAVIEIFPGVKLVRVDGREVSGLSKAEFDLLCVLAEKRGQACSRSLLLERVFAAEAHRASELDAALDRAVAELKRKIEPPGKVLIASAPGGGYQCL; this is encoded by the coding sequence ATGCCCGACCTTCCTCATCCTCTCACTTTCCGTTCCGAAATCATTGAGCCGCTCGTCGAGTCCATCCGCGCCGGCGAGTCGTGCGCCCTCGTCGGCGTGGGCAGTTCCGGCAAGTCCAACATCGTGCGCTTTTTGCGCGAGCGCGACGACGCCCGCCAGCACTACTTTGGCGCTGACGCCCGCCGCCTGCTGTGGCTGATGGTGGACTGCAACGCCCTCGACTCTTACGAAGAGCATAGCCTCTACGCGGCCATGATCGATTCGTTGACCCACGTAGTGTCCGCCCGCAGTGATCTTGGCGCGCTCAACGCCACGCTCGGCGATCTCTACCGTGAAGCCGTCTCGCCCGAACTGCGCTCCGGCGCGTTCCGCGCCCTGAGCCGGGCAGTGGAAGCGGTGAAGGCGGCGAGCAACTTCCAGTTCGTTTTCGTTCTCGACGATTGCGACACGCTGGTTCAGAAATGCCAGCCCGCCCTCTTCCGCCGCTTGCGCGCTCTGCGCGACGACTCCAAGTATCAACTCGTCTACATCACCGTCACCCGCCGCGAACTGCACCGCTTGCGCCCGACCTCGCCGGAGTTCGAGAGCTTCTTCGAGATTGCCGTCATGCGCTCGTTCGCTGTCGGGCCGTACAGCGACGCCGACGCGCGCACCATGCTGGAGCGCCTCGCCGCCCGCCTGCCGCAACCGCGTCCACTCGAGCCGTTGGCAATAGACCGCCTCCTCACCGCCACCGGCGGCCACCCCGGCCTGATCAAGGCCGCCTTCTTTGCGACCCGCGCCGGAGAGACCGCGCTGGAATCCGATCTCATTGAGACATTGATCAACGACTCGGCGGTGATGGACGAGTGCCGCAAAATTTGGGACAGCCTTGAGGACGAGGAGCACGCCGGTTTGGTTGCCGCTTCGCAGGGCAGGCCGGTGACCGGCCCGGCGCTGGGGGCGTTGATGGCCAAAGGCCTCATTCGCGAACGAACGGACGGCACGCACGCCATTCTCTGTCCGCCGCTCGAAACTTACGTGTCGCAGAAGGCCGGGGCCAGGGCGGCCACACCGCCACCCAACGCGAAAGGCGGCGAGGCCGTCATTGAAATTTTCCCCGGCGTGAAATTGGTGCGGGTGGACGGTCGAGAGGTCAGCGGGTTGAGCAAAGCCGAGTTTGATCTGTTGTGTGTCCTGGCTGAAAAGCGCGGCCAGGCCTGCTCGCGCAGTCTCCTGCTGGAGCGAGTCTTTGCCGCCGAGGCGCATCGAGCTAGTGAACTGGACGCGGCGCTGGATCGGGCTGTGGCCGAGTTGAAGCGCAAGATCGAGCCACCGGGCAAGGTTTTGATTGCCTCTGCGCCCGGCGGCGGTTATCAATGTCTGTAG
- the cofC gene encoding 2-phospho-L-lactate guanylyltransferase, with product MSIWAIVPVKSFKRAKTRLAPVLSPEERQTISRNFLTHTLEVLNQVPEIQRTLVISRDPAVLRLARKHQAYTVTESERTELNAALTRATDVAAQLGAHAVLVMPSDMPLLDPDDIRKLIAASDEPECVTIAPDWRDYGTNALFMRPPRIIPYVFGPDSFEQHKALARDRGARVEICRFPGLGLDIDVPEDLAKYRKQLKQAERRAG from the coding sequence ATGTCCATCTGGGCCATCGTCCCTGTCAAATCCTTCAAACGCGCCAAGACCCGACTGGCCCCGGTGCTCTCGCCCGAAGAACGCCAGACCATCAGCCGCAACTTTCTCACCCACACCCTCGAAGTGCTCAATCAGGTTCCCGAAATTCAACGCACGCTCGTCATCAGCCGCGACCCGGCAGTGCTTCGCCTGGCCCGCAAGCATCAGGCTTACACCGTCACCGAGTCCGAGCGCACCGAGTTGAACGCGGCCCTCACCCGCGCCACCGACGTGGCCGCGCAGTTGGGCGCGCACGCGGTGCTGGTGATGCCGAGCGACATGCCTCTGCTCGACCCGGACGACATTCGCAAATTGATTGCGGCCTCGGACGAGCCGGAGTGCGTCACCATCGCTCCCGACTGGCGCGATTACGGCACCAACGCCCTCTTCATGCGCCCGCCGCGAATCATTCCCTACGTCTTCGGCCCCGACAGCTTTGAGCAACATAAGGCGCTGGCTCGCGACCGGGGCGCGCGCGTTGAAATTTGCCGCTTTCCGGGGCTAGGGCTGGACATTGACGTGCCTGAAGACCTGGCGAAGTATCGTAAGCAACTCAAGCAGGCCGAGCGGCGGGCCGGTTGA
- a CDS encoding 2-phospho-L-lactate transferase, giving the protein MTILTFAGGVGGAKLAFGLARALKPEQLTIAVNTGDDFEHLGLRVSPDLDTVMYTLAGLANPETGWGQIGETWNFLEAVGRLGGETWFRLGDRDLATHVERTRLLQAGETLSQVTQRFCRQLGITSEIIPMSDDPVRTLVHTGDGPLPFQEYFVHRRCEPRVRDFEFLGAPSARPLPRLLERLAEAETLIYCPSNPYVSIAPILALPGLRPLIESRRAAGMPVVAVSPIVGGMALKGPAAKMMTELGLEATVTALAGHYAGSIDGLVIDRIDETVAPEIESLGLKVLVTDTVMQTDEDKIRLAQETIEFARLLITVH; this is encoded by the coding sequence ATGACGATCCTCACTTTCGCCGGTGGCGTGGGCGGCGCAAAACTTGCCTTCGGCCTGGCTCGCGCTCTCAAGCCTGAGCAACTCACGATTGCCGTCAACACCGGCGACGACTTTGAGCATCTCGGCCTGCGCGTCTCGCCCGACCTGGACACGGTGATGTACACCCTCGCCGGACTCGCTAACCCCGAAACCGGCTGGGGCCAGATCGGCGAGACGTGGAATTTTTTGGAAGCCGTCGGTCGGCTGGGCGGCGAGACCTGGTTCCGGCTTGGCGACCGCGACCTGGCGACTCACGTCGAGCGCACGCGCCTGCTTCAAGCTGGCGAGACCTTGTCGCAAGTGACGCAACGTTTTTGTCGTCAACTCGGCATAACCAGTGAAATCATTCCGATGAGTGATGACCCGGTTCGCACCCTCGTCCACACTGGCGACGGGCCACTGCCGTTTCAGGAATACTTTGTTCACCGACGGTGCGAGCCGCGCGTGCGCGACTTTGAATTTTTGGGCGCGCCCTCGGCCCGGCCCCTGCCGCGTTTGCTCGAACGACTGGCCGAGGCCGAAACTCTGATCTACTGCCCGTCGAATCCTTACGTCAGCATCGCGCCGATTTTGGCTTTGCCGGGGTTGCGGCCTCTGATCGAGTCGCGGCGGGCGGCGGGAATGCCGGTGGTCGCCGTCTCGCCCATTGTCGGCGGCATGGCTCTCAAAGGCCCGGCGGCCAAGATGATGACTGAGTTGGGGCTGGAAGCGACGGTGACGGCCCTGGCCGGGCATTACGCCGGTTCGATAGACGGCCTGGTGATAGATCGAATTGACGAGACCGTTGCCCCGGAGATCGAATCGCTTGGCCTCAAAGTGCTGGTGACCGACACCGTGATGCAAACGGACGAAGACAAGATTCGACTTGCCCAGGAAACGATAGAGTTTGCCCGCTTACTGATTACTGTTCACTGA